The following proteins are co-located in the Enoplosus armatus isolate fEnoArm2 chromosome 8, fEnoArm2.hap1, whole genome shotgun sequence genome:
- the tfcp2 gene encoding transcription factor CP2 — MAWALKLPLTDEVIESGLVQDFDASLSGIGQELGAGAYSMSDVLALPIFKQEESNLPPDTDNKILPFQYVLCAATSPAVKLHDETLTYLNQGQSYEIRMLDNRKIGELPEITDKMVKSIIRVVFHDRRLQYTEHQQLEGWRWNRPGDRILDLDIPMSVGIIDPRANPTQLNTVEFLWDPSKRTSVFIQVHCISTEFTMRKHGGEKGVPFRIQIDTFKENENEEYTEHLHSASCQVKVFKPKGADRKQKTDREKMEKRAPQEKEKYQPSYETTILTECCPWPEVTYVNNSPSPGFNSTHNSFPVLEGNGSPNHQPEPVVPVADNLLPTATPQDAQQWLLRNRFSPFCRLFTNFSGGDLLKLTREDVIQICGPADGIRLFNALKGRVVRPRLTIYVCQESQQAREQQPKHENGDPAANTFFVYHAIYLEELTSAELTEKIAQLFNISPRQINQIFKQGPTGIHVLVSDEMIQNFQDEVCFVLDTMKDDTNDGYHIILK; from the exons ATGGCGTGGGCTCTGAAGTTGCCTCTCACGGACGAAGTGATTGAGTCCGGACTGGTCCAGGACTTTGATGCCAGTCTCTCGGGCATTGGCCAGGAGCTTGGTGCTGGGGCATATAGCATGAG CGATGTACTTGCCCTCCCCATTTTCAAGCAGGAGGAGTCCAACCTGCCTCCAGACACAGACAACAAGATCCTTCCCTTTCAGTATGTTCTGTGTGCAGCTACCTCGCCAGCTGTTAAACTGCACGACGAAACACTCACCTACCTCAACCAAG GCCAGTCCTATGAAATTAGAATGCTTGACAATCGGAAAATAGGGGAACTTCCGGAAATCACTGATAAAATGGTGAAG AGCATCATCCGTGTGGTGTTTCATGACCGACGACTTCAGTACACAGAGCACCAGCAGCTGGAAGGCTGGCGCTGGAACAGACCTGGAGATCGCATCCTCGACCTGG ATATCCCCATGTCCGTCGGCATAATCGACCCCAGGGCTAACCCTACTCAGCTTAACACTGTGGAGTTCCTTTGGGACCCATCAAAAAGAACCTCAGTTTTTATCCAG gtaCACTGCATCAGCACAGAATTCACCATGCGCAAGCATGGAGGAGAAAAGGGCGTGCCTTTCCGCATCCAGATCGACACGTTTaaagagaatgagaatgagGAGTACACAGAACACCTCCACTCTGCCTCTTgccaggtcaaagttttcaag CCTAAAGGTGCGGACAGAAAGCAGAAGACGGACAGGGAAAAGATGGAGAAGAGGGCACcgcaggaaaaggaaaagtatCAGCCATCCTATGAAACCACAATCCTGACAGAG TGTTGTCCCTGGCCTGAGGTCACGTACGTCAACAACTCCCCGTCTCCTGGCttcaacagcacacacaacagCTTCCCAGTTTTGGAAGG AAATGGATCACCAAACCACCAGCCTGAGCCCGTTGTTCCGGTAGCAGAT aatTTGTTACCCACAGCAACTCCGCAAGATGCACAACAGTGGCTTTTAAGAAACCGCTTCTCGCCCTTCTGTCGGCTCTTCACCAACTTCTCAG GGGGAGACCTGTTGAAGCTGACAAGGGAGGATGTTATTCAGATCTGTGGGCCAGCTGATGGTATAAGACTCTTCAATGCACTGAAGGGACG GGTGGTACGACCGAGGCTGACCATATACGTTTGCCAGGAGTCTCAGCAGGCACGGGAACAGCAACCGAAACATGAAAACGGAGATCCTGCCGCCAACACCTTCTTTG taTATCATGCCATTTACCTGGAGGAGCTCACATCTGCTGAGCTGACAGAGAAGATCGCTCAGCTCTTCAACATCTCACCCAGACAGATAAATCAGATCTTTAAACAAGGTCCAACTGGCATCCATGTACTGGTCAGTGATGAG